A stretch of the Massilia sp. W12 genome encodes the following:
- a CDS encoding acyl-CoA dehydrogenase family protein — protein sequence MDIQAWRATPFFTDAQRAMAQAFEDWVCGALLPALAGRGIALDDPASHTAQAMEQDCRLIARLLGQGGWLDSLADSAVFSVRSLVLQREVLARYAPLADFVFAMQALGAASVLHGGSAAQQAQYLPQIVSGEVLCAFALSESAAGSDAAALTCQARPQPDGFVVQGEKCWISHGQHADVCILFARSAETPKPQHGISAFVVERHLSPWRVCEEFTMLAPHPLARIAWDGVGLPAAALLGAPQRGYALALQVLQALRSSVAAAALGMARAALQRAIGHAKQRSMYGGVLADQAVCAATLAQQAASLDGAGLLCARAAWLYDCQPQDAALAQAVAQAKWQATEHAQQIIDRAQQVFGAAAMCDGHPLARLYREVRALRIYEGASEVQQHIVARSVLQQGV from the coding sequence ATGGATATTCAGGCTTGGCGCGCGACGCCGTTTTTTACCGACGCCCAGCGCGCCATGGCGCAGGCGTTTGAAGACTGGGTGTGCGGCGCGCTCTTGCCCGCATTAGCCGGGCGCGGGATTGCTTTGGATGATCCGGCCAGCCATACCGCGCAAGCGATGGAGCAGGATTGCCGCCTGATTGCGCGCTTGCTGGGGCAGGGCGGTTGGCTTGACAGTCTGGCTGATAGCGCGGTTTTTTCTGTGCGCAGCCTGGTTTTGCAGCGCGAAGTGTTGGCGCGCTATGCGCCGCTGGCCGATTTTGTGTTCGCCATGCAGGCTTTGGGCGCGGCCAGCGTGCTGCACGGCGGCAGTGCGGCGCAGCAGGCGCAGTATCTGCCGCAGATTGTCAGCGGGGAGGTGTTGTGCGCTTTTGCCTTGTCTGAAAGCGCGGCCGGTTCTGACGCCGCCGCCTTGACTTGCCAGGCCAGGCCGCAGCCGGATGGTTTTGTCGTGCAGGGTGAAAAGTGCTGGATTTCACATGGTCAGCATGCTGATGTGTGCATTCTATTTGCGCGCAGCGCCGAGACGCCCAAGCCGCAGCACGGCATTTCCGCCTTTGTGGTGGAGCGCCATCTGTCGCCGTGGCGGGTGTGTGAGGAATTCACGATGTTAGCGCCGCATCCTTTGGCGCGCATCGCCTGGGATGGGGTGGGCTTGCCGGCGGCGGCGCTGTTGGGTGCGCCGCAGCGTGGTTATGCGCTGGCGCTGCAAGTTTTGCAGGCTTTGCGCAGCAGTGTGGCGGCGGCGGCCTTGGGCATGGCGCGCGCCGCGTTGCAGCGCGCCATCGGCCACGCCAAACAGCGCTCCATGTATGGCGGCGTGCTGGCGGATCAGGCGGTTTGCGCTGCCACGCTGGCGCAGCAGGCGGCCAGCCTGGATGGGGCCGGCCTGCTCTGCGCGCGCGCCGCCTGGCTGTATGATTGCCAGCCGCAAGACGCCGCGCTGGCGCAGGCGGTGGCGCAGGCCAAGTGGCAGGCTACCGAGCATGCCCAGCAGATTATTGACCGTGCCCAGCAAGTATTCGGCGCGGCGGCGATGTGCGACGGCCATCCGCTGGCGCGCTTGTATCGCGAAGTGCGCGCTTTGCGTATTTATGAAGGCGCCAGCGAAGTGCAGCAGCACATTGTGGCGCGCAGTGTGTTACAGCAAGGAGTGTGA
- a CDS encoding enoyl-CoA hydratase family protein, translating into MKQAFAPWLAQLAPCSEIALALDAGVLRVRLVRPARKHALTFAAYAHLLEILQRIARAPDVHAVLLSGDGADFCSGGDVHEIIGPLTQMSMPELLEFTRMTCAVVQAMLDCPQPIIALLDGVCAGAGAMLATAADLRLATPAAQISFLFNRVGLCGADMGACAMLPRQIGAARAAWLLYSGRSMTAQQGLDWGYLLALHAAADLPQAGLALATELAAGPRFAHAMTKKMLQQEWNLSLPQALEAEAQAQALCMATGDFKRAHQAFSTRGPLQFEGN; encoded by the coding sequence ATGAAACAAGCTTTCGCCCCCTGGCTGGCGCAACTCGCGCCTTGCTCTGAGATTGCGCTGGCGCTGGATGCCGGCGTCTTGAGGGTGCGCCTGGTGCGTCCCGCCCGCAAACATGCTTTGACCTTTGCCGCGTATGCGCATTTGCTGGAAATTTTGCAGCGCATTGCGCGCGCGCCGGATGTGCATGCGGTTTTGTTAAGCGGCGATGGGGCCGATTTCTGTTCCGGCGGCGATGTGCATGAAATCATCGGCCCGCTGACGCAGATGAGCATGCCGGAATTGCTCGAATTCACGCGCATGACTTGCGCCGTGGTGCAGGCCATGCTGGATTGTCCGCAACCCATCATCGCCTTGCTGGACGGGGTGTGCGCCGGGGCCGGCGCGATGCTGGCGACGGCGGCGGATTTACGTCTGGCCACGCCGGCGGCGCAGATTTCTTTTTTGTTTAACCGGGTTGGTTTGTGCGGCGCGGATATGGGCGCTTGCGCGATGTTGCCGCGCCAGATCGGGGCCGCGCGCGCGGCCTGGTTGTTATACAGCGGGCGCAGTATGACGGCGCAACAGGGGCTGGACTGGGGCTATTTGCTGGCGCTGCATGCGGCGGCGGATTTGCCGCAGGCCGGCTTGGCGCTGGCGACTGAGCTTGCCGCCGGGCCGCGCTTTGCCCATGCGATGACCAAGAAAATGTTGCAGCAGGAATGGAATCTGTCGCTGCCGCAGGCGCTGGAGGCGGAAGCGCAGGCGCAGGCGCTGTGTATGGCGACGGGCGATTTCAAGCGCGCGCATCAGGCTTTCAGCACGCGCGGCCCGCTGCAATTTGAGGGAAATTAA
- a CDS encoding FAD-dependent monooxygenase, with protein sequence MSRPLQIACAGAGPAALFAALLLRAQGHRLSIYERNPKAQWEQAGWGVVLPPAWLEECAAHLPQAAAALRPHLQLIQALHIWRQGLGQPAQQDVCQAAPLYAIGRRQLLQVLAQAAQQAGVALHFDAPLLPHNAAQLAPAADLLLAGDGVASPWRQALQIAAAPGPLQQAMPARPKRYVWLGLARALSGFHFVFVQTPHGWLHAHCYPHAARHASVVLEADEALWQAHMAGASSAQWLAFCQHTLADWLQGAALLAQPGAQWQQFHPFVAACWQAQSGQTPLFLLGDAAHQLHFSIGAGTRLAWQDALLLAHTLAQQPSLAAAGAAYAQAGPRQLMRSAHAAHNSLHWFADPPFEADFGAFCYSLLTRSMRVLHSDLQAADAAWFARNQGQVAAPCLQPLALAGLRLANRIVVAPMAQYQARDGRLGTWHQAHLRALLQGGAALVYTEMLGVSLAARITPACLSLQAADLAAWRAVLQTARAAGCALAAQIGHAGAKGACLPPSAGLGYEAPLPPSQAWPLFAASALPWQDGRSASPQALDEAGMQAILDDFVAAARLAAQIGFDLLEIHAAHGYLLSGFLSPLYNQRRDGYGGDVAARCRFPLQVLAAVRAVWRGPLSVRISALDWVAGGNTLDEALQIAALLQAGGADLLSVSSAQVSPHQQVAYGRMYQALPAAQIRRKLGMPVLCAGNIQNMAMADTLLAAGWADLCAIGRPHLQDPAWTRSQAAARGISLPLFSGESA encoded by the coding sequence GTGAGCCGGCCTTTGCAGATCGCGTGCGCCGGGGCTGGCCCGGCCGCTTTGTTTGCCGCGCTCTTGCTGCGGGCGCAGGGGCATCGCCTCAGTATTTATGAGCGCAATCCCAAGGCGCAGTGGGAGCAGGCCGGCTGGGGCGTGGTTTTGCCGCCGGCCTGGTTGGAGGAATGCGCGGCGCATCTGCCGCAGGCGGCGGCGGCTTTGCGGCCGCATTTGCAGCTGATTCAGGCTTTGCATATTTGGCGCCAGGGTCTGGGCCAGCCGGCGCAGCAGGATGTGTGTCAGGCCGCGCCGCTGTATGCGATTGGGCGCAGGCAGTTGTTGCAGGTCTTGGCGCAGGCGGCGCAGCAGGCCGGGGTTGCGCTGCATTTTGATGCGCCGCTGTTGCCGCATAATGCGGCGCAGCTGGCGCCTGCTGCGGATCTGCTGCTGGCTGGCGATGGTGTGGCCAGTCCATGGCGGCAAGCGCTGCAGATTGCGGCGGCGCCGGGGCCGCTGCAGCAGGCTATGCCGGCGCGCCCCAAGCGCTATGTCTGGCTGGGCTTGGCGCGCGCGCTGTCAGGCTTTCATTTTGTGTTTGTGCAAACGCCGCACGGCTGGCTGCATGCGCATTGCTATCCACACGCCGCGCGGCATGCCAGTGTGGTGCTGGAAGCGGATGAGGCGCTGTGGCAGGCGCATATGGCGGGCGCCAGCAGCGCGCAATGGCTGGCGTTTTGTCAGCACACCCTGGCCGACTGGCTGCAGGGCGCGGCGCTGTTGGCGCAGCCCGGCGCACAGTGGCAGCAATTTCACCCCTTTGTCGCCGCGTGCTGGCAGGCGCAGTCCGGCCAAACCCCGCTTTTCTTACTGGGCGATGCGGCCCATCAGCTGCATTTTTCGATTGGCGCCGGGACACGTCTGGCGTGGCAGGATGCGCTCTTGCTGGCGCATACGCTGGCGCAGCAGCCTTCTCTTGCCGCCGCCGGCGCCGCCTATGCGCAAGCGGGGCCGCGCCAACTCATGCGCAGCGCGCATGCCGCCCATAATTCTTTGCATTGGTTTGCTGATCCGCCGTTTGAAGCAGACTTTGGCGCTTTTTGCTACAGCTTGCTGACGCGCAGCATGCGTGTGCTGCACAGCGATTTGCAGGCGGCGGATGCGGCCTGGTTTGCCCGCAATCAGGGGCAGGTGGCTGCGCCCTGTTTGCAGCCTTTGGCGCTGGCCGGTTTGCGTCTGGCAAACCGTATCGTGGTCGCGCCGATGGCGCAATATCAGGCCAGGGACGGGCGTTTGGGGACGTGGCATCAGGCGCATTTGCGCGCCTTGCTGCAGGGCGGGGCGGCGCTGGTGTACACCGAAATGCTGGGGGTGAGCCTGGCTGCGCGCATTACGCCGGCTTGTTTAAGTTTGCAGGCTGCGGATCTGGCGGCCTGGCGCGCGGTGCTGCAAACGGCGCGCGCCGCCGGCTGTGCGCTGGCGGCGCAAATCGGGCATGCCGGAGCCAAGGGCGCTTGTCTGCCGCCGTCTGCCGGATTGGGTTATGAGGCGCCCTTGCCGCCGTCACAAGCCTGGCCCTTGTTTGCCGCCAGTGCGCTGCCCTGGCAGGACGGGCGTTCAGCATCTCCGCAGGCCTTGGATGAGGCCGGCATGCAAGCGATTCTGGATGATTTTGTCGCGGCCGCGCGGCTGGCTGCGCAGATCGGTTTTGATCTGTTGGAAATCCATGCCGCGCATGGCTATTTGCTGTCCGGCTTTCTGTCCCCGCTCTATAATCAGCGTCGCGATGGCTATGGCGGCGATGTGGCGGCGCGCTGCCGTTTTCCGCTGCAAGTGCTGGCGGCGGTGCGCGCGGTGTGGCGCGGCCCTTTGTCGGTGCGCATCTCGGCGCTGGATTGGGTGGCGGGCGGCAATACGCTGGATGAGGCGCTGCAAATCGCCGCCTTGCTGCAAGCCGGCGGGGCCGATTTGCTGAGCGTGTCGAGCGCGCAGGTCAGTCCCCATCAACAGGTGGCGTATGGCCGTATGTATCAAGCATTGCCGGCGGCGCAGATCCGGCGCAAACTCGGCATGCCGGTGTTGTGCGCCGGGAATATTCAAAACATGGCGATGGCCGACACTTTGCTGGCGGCTGGCTGGGCCGATTTGTGTGCGATTGGCCGGCCCCATTTGCAAGACCCGGCCTGGACGCGCAGCCAGGCGGCGGCGCGCGGCATCAGTTTGCCGCTTTTTTCTGGAGAATCCGCATGA
- a CDS encoding AMP-binding protein, with translation MSALHSSPASALGRALADLPPPQDWPLFLAQPALPPQFNLYEWLLGADALARFGARTALIGVHERLSYAALAARCELLATALVGQGIGAGSRVLLYAPNSPMLGAAVLALWRQGAQVLLCGPMLRRHELAKLRARFGPGEISLMLCDPDLLPEWLAACEGEPPPTLNLPPDALSAQTGDLWQLAQAGRDLPAAPLHAGAPDDICLLAQTSGSSGQPKLCAHDQRALFAICDYFPRHLQLHADDVCSGTPSLAFTYGLGGLLLFPLAHGAAALLGPHLPPAAFWQRARDCGATLCFSSPLFYRQLARLDLPPARLRLAISAGEALPQATRQAFQDASHVPLLDALGATEMLHVFIAGPASGQAAPPGALGRALPPYRVAVLDQAGQACAPGVPGRLAVQGPSGCRYWREGDSGRQGEYVQQAWNLSGDAAHMDAQGWIFFHGRCDDLLVLDGHNLAPLEVELLLQGQPEVAQAAVCLLPEAQRGQILAALLVLQEGAVWSAALEQDVRRRLQVLAAYKMPRRWLTVAALPRNQNGKLQRRLLPAAAQSVLEAL, from the coding sequence ATGTCCGCTTTGCACTCTTCTCCCGCATCAGCACTTGGCCGCGCGCTGGCTGATTTACCGCCGCCGCAGGATTGGCCGCTGTTTTTGGCGCAGCCGGCGCTGCCGCCGCAATTCAATCTATATGAATGGCTGTTAGGGGCCGACGCGCTGGCGCGCTTTGGCGCGCGCACGGCGCTGATCGGTGTGCATGAGCGCTTGAGCTATGCGGCGCTGGCGGCGCGCTGCGAATTGCTGGCCACGGCGCTGGTGGGGCAGGGCATAGGGGCCGGCAGCCGGGTGCTGTTGTATGCGCCGAATTCGCCCATGCTGGGAGCCGCTGTGCTGGCCTTGTGGCGGCAGGGCGCGCAAGTGCTGTTGTGCGGGCCGATGTTGCGCCGGCATGAATTGGCGAAATTGCGCGCACGCTTTGGCCCGGGGGAAATCAGCTTGATGCTGTGCGACCCGGATTTGCTGCCGGAATGGCTGGCCGCCTGCGAGGGTGAACCGCCGCCGACCCTGAACTTGCCGCCCGATGCCCTCAGCGCGCAAACCGGCGACCTCTGGCAGTTGGCGCAAGCCGGGCGCGATTTGCCCGCCGCGCCGCTGCATGCCGGCGCACCGGACGATATCTGCCTGCTGGCGCAAACCTCAGGCAGCAGCGGTCAGCCTAAATTGTGTGCGCATGACCAGCGCGCCTTGTTTGCGATATGCGACTATTTTCCGCGCCATCTGCAGCTGCATGCCGACGATGTCTGCAGCGGCACCCCTTCGCTGGCCTTCACCTATGGCTTGGGCGGATTGCTCTTGTTTCCTTTAGCGCATGGCGCGGCGGCGCTGTTGGGGCCGCATCTGCCGCCGGCGGCGTTTTGGCAGCGCGCGCGCGATTGCGGCGCGACGCTGTGTTTTTCTTCCCCCCTGTTTTATCGCCAGCTGGCGCGCCTGGATTTGCCGCCGGCGCGCTTGCGCCTGGCCATCAGCGCTGGCGAAGCCTTGCCGCAGGCCACCCGGCAGGCGTTTCAAGACGCCAGCCATGTTCCGCTGCTGGATGCGCTGGGGGCCACCGAAATGTTGCATGTGTTTATCGCCGGCCCCGCCAGCGGGCAGGCGGCCCCGCCCGGCGCCCTGGGGCGCGCCTTGCCGCCTTACCGGGTGGCGGTATTGGATCAGGCCGGCCAAGCCTGTGCGCCGGGCGTGCCGGGGCGGCTGGCGGTGCAGGGGCCGAGCGGTTGCCGCTATTGGCGCGAAGGCGATTCCGGCCGCCAGGGCGAGTATGTGCAGCAGGCTTGGAATCTGAGCGGGGATGCGGCGCATATGGATGCGCAGGGCTGGATTTTTTTCCATGGCCGTTGCGATGATCTGCTGGTGTTGGATGGGCATAATCTGGCTCCGCTGGAAGTCGAATTGCTGTTGCAAGGCCAGCCCGAAGTCGCGCAAGCGGCAGTCTGCCTGTTGCCGGAGGCGCAGCGCGGGCAGATTTTGGCGGCCTTGCTGGTGTTGCAAGAGGGCGCCGTCTGGAGCGCGGCGCTGGAGCAGGATGTACGCCGCCGGCTGCAAGTGTTGGCGGCGTATAAAATGCCGCGCCGCTGGCTGACGGTGGCGGCCCTGCCGCGCAATCAAAACGGCAAATTGCAACGCCGCCTATTGCCCGCCGCTGCGCAGAGCGTGCTGGAGGCGCTGTGA
- a CDS encoding lipoxygenase family protein encodes MFDLPRSKPLLPQDSNPAQQQERQEALAKQRDTYLWSREIPNVVGVPMAAKVPLHDDPTLEWLVKVGGSAFAILENALANLAHLLAHDEKEAVEEELSKLRSAMQEHHKRHEKDGAGLLAGAAQALRTLIAPSQGALQGQWQRLQEIQQRFAEQQDGQPHSLQAYQDLFRTIAVPEIAQDTLDDRIFSRMRVAGPNPMLLSALDAWPEKFRLSEAEFAQGSGGDNLQDALREGRLFWEDYAELESLTHAPVEVDGKKKTVFAPMVLFVLPKNEKELLPVAIQCGQDGRKFPTFIASRVPQDPLYWGWQFAKSIVQVAATNYHELFAHLARTHLVMEAFTVATHRELAPEHPINLLLLPHCEGSLFINSLAASSLIAPGGAIDHIFGAKIEELQKSAGGDRLAFDFTQNMLPADLRRRGLDDVARLPYFPYRDDALLVWGAIEEWCRNYVWLYYADEAALRDDCELSAWSKSLQEDGLLKGFSAPRNREELAEVLTMAIFTASAQHAAVNFPQFDLEIYSPLFTGAAWADLPAQQAGLNMQDWLQVLPDLKIAFEQLNILYLLGSVYYRKLGEYKSNHFPYPNWLHDPEVQPLLEAFQQRLQEVEAEINLRNTQRHPYPYLLPSRIPASINI; translated from the coding sequence ATGTTTGACTTGCCCCGCAGCAAACCGCTTTTACCGCAAGACAGCAATCCAGCCCAACAGCAAGAACGCCAGGAAGCCTTGGCCAAACAGCGCGACACCTATTTGTGGAGCCGCGAGATTCCGAATGTGGTCGGGGTGCCGATGGCGGCCAAAGTCCCGCTGCATGATGATCCCACCCTGGAATGGCTGGTGAAAGTCGGCGGCAGCGCTTTCGCCATTCTGGAAAACGCCCTGGCCAATCTGGCGCATTTGCTGGCGCATGATGAAAAAGAGGCAGTTGAAGAGGAATTGTCCAAATTGCGCAGCGCCATGCAGGAACATCACAAACGCCATGAAAAAGATGGCGCCGGCTTGCTGGCCGGGGCCGCCCAGGCCCTGCGCACCCTGATTGCGCCCAGCCAAGGCGCGCTGCAAGGCCAATGGCAGCGCCTGCAGGAAATCCAGCAGCGTTTTGCCGAGCAGCAAGACGGCCAGCCGCACAGCCTGCAAGCGTATCAAGATCTGTTTCGCACCATCGCCGTGCCGGAAATCGCGCAGGATACGCTGGACGACCGGATTTTTTCGCGCATGCGCGTCGCCGGCCCCAACCCCATGTTGCTATCCGCTTTGGATGCCTGGCCGGAAAAATTCCGCTTAAGCGAAGCCGAATTCGCCCAGGGCAGCGGCGGCGACAATCTGCAAGACGCGCTGCGCGAAGGGCGCTTGTTCTGGGAAGACTATGCCGAATTGGAAAGCCTGACCCATGCCCCGGTCGAAGTCGATGGCAAGAAAAAGACAGTATTTGCGCCCATGGTGCTGTTTGTGCTGCCGAAAAATGAAAAAGAATTGCTGCCGGTGGCGATTCAATGCGGCCAGGATGGGCGCAAATTCCCCACCTTTATCGCCAGCCGCGTGCCGCAAGACCCTTTGTACTGGGGCTGGCAATTCGCCAAATCCATCGTCCAGGTTGCCGCCACCAACTACCATGAACTGTTCGCCCATCTGGCGCGCACCCATCTGGTGATGGAAGCCTTCACCGTCGCCACCCATCGCGAGCTGGCCCCGGAACATCCCATCAATTTACTGCTGCTGCCGCATTGCGAAGGCAGCTTATTCATCAACAGCCTGGCCGCCTCCAGCCTGATCGCGCCGGGCGGGGCGATTGACCACATCTTCGGCGCCAAGATTGAGGAATTGCAAAAAAGCGCTGGCGGCGACCGTCTGGCTTTTGATTTTACGCAAAACATGTTGCCCGCCGACTTACGCCGGCGCGGCCTGGATGATGTCGCGCGCCTGCCGTATTTTCCTTATCGCGACGACGCTTTGCTGGTATGGGGCGCGATTGAGGAATGGTGCCGCAATTATGTCTGGCTGTATTACGCCGATGAAGCAGCGCTGCGCGACGATTGTGAATTGAGCGCCTGGAGCAAGAGCTTGCAGGAAGATGGTTTGCTCAAGGGCTTTAGCGCCCCGCGCAACCGCGAGGAATTGGCCGAAGTCTTGACCATGGCCATTTTTACCGCCAGCGCACAGCATGCGGCGGTGAATTTCCCGCAATTTGATCTGGAAATTTACAGTCCGCTGTTCACCGGCGCCGCCTGGGCCGACCTGCCGGCGCAGCAAGCCGGGCTGAATATGCAAGACTGGCTGCAAGTCCTGCCGGATCTGAAAATCGCCTTTGAGCAATTGAATATTCTGTATTTGCTGGGTTCGGTGTATTACCGCAAGCTGGGCGAATACAAGAGCAATCACTTCCCCTATCCGAATTGGCTGCACGACCCCGAAGTGCAACCCTTGCTGGAAGCTTTCCAGCAGCGCTTGCAGGAAGTGGAAGCGGAAATCAATTTGCGCAACACGCAACGCCATCCTTATCCCTATCTGCTGCCGAGCAGGATTCCAGCCTCGATTAATATTTGA
- the tilS gene encoding tRNA lysidine(34) synthetase TilS — MSTLSHAFEQHWNAQWRAAGCPARLALGYSGGLDSCVLLALLSRWAESQAEIRLFAFHIHHGLSPHADAWLAHCEQSAQALGIGFATRRVCLSAPALQAQGVEQAARQARYAALAQLCQEHEVAHLLLAHHQDDQAETFVLQALRGAGLAGLAGMAAQQRDSADGLSRLRPLLPFSRSQLQAWAKAQGLRHIEDESNQDPAYARNALRLHFLPQLAQEFPAASACFARSAANLQQSLELLQEYTARDWAQLSASAPAHTRRLALADLFAMSPARRENLLRYWLGAHGQRMPSSAQSREIWRQSASQDPDAAVCITLESAQLRRYREHLYLTARLDLRAAAPPRLDFRWQGELRLDFPAWHGSLHFAPTHEAGFAQEWLRSQTLSLQTRMAQTGYQLKLWGRPRRSLRQHWQSAAVPPWERPWLPLLQSEAGLLYVGGIGMEAAHMGQGGARWLLRWQAD; from the coding sequence ATGAGTACCTTGAGCCATGCTTTTGAGCAGCACTGGAACGCGCAATGGCGCGCCGCCGGCTGTCCGGCCCGGCTGGCGCTGGGCTATAGCGGCGGGCTGGACTCGTGCGTGCTGCTGGCATTGCTTTCGCGCTGGGCTGAAAGCCAAGCTGAGATCCGCCTGTTTGCCTTTCATATCCACCACGGGCTCAGCCCGCATGCCGACGCCTGGCTGGCGCATTGCGAACAAAGTGCGCAGGCGCTGGGAATCGGCTTCGCCACGCGCCGGGTTTGCCTGAGTGCACCAGCGTTACAAGCGCAGGGCGTGGAACAGGCGGCGCGTCAGGCGCGTTATGCCGCGCTGGCCCAGCTGTGCCAGGAACATGAGGTGGCGCATTTGCTGTTGGCGCATCATCAGGACGACCAGGCCGAAACCTTTGTTTTACAGGCCCTGCGCGGCGCCGGCCTGGCCGGGCTGGCCGGCATGGCTGCGCAACAACGCGACAGCGCCGATGGCCTGAGCCGCTTGCGCCCCTTGCTGCCGTTTTCGCGCAGCCAATTGCAAGCCTGGGCCAAGGCGCAGGGCTTGCGCCATATCGAAGACGAATCCAATCAAGACCCGGCGTATGCGCGCAATGCGCTGCGGCTGCATTTTTTGCCGCAGTTAGCGCAAGAGTTTCCCGCCGCCTCCGCCTGTTTTGCGCGCAGTGCGGCGAATTTGCAGCAAAGCTTGGAATTGCTGCAGGAATACACCGCCCGCGATTGGGCGCAGCTTAGCGCAAGCGCGCCGGCCCACACCCGGCGCCTGGCGCTGGCCGATTTGTTTGCGATGTCGCCGGCGCGGCGTGAAAACTTGTTGCGCTATTGGCTGGGCGCGCACGGTCAGCGCATGCCATCGAGCGCGCAAAGCCGTGAAATCTGGCGCCAAAGCGCAAGCCAAGACCCCGACGCTGCGGTCTGCATCACCTTGGAAAGCGCACAACTGCGGCGCTACCGCGAGCATCTCTATCTGACTGCGCGGCTGGATCTGCGCGCCGCCGCGCCGCCGCGCCTCGACTTCCGCTGGCAAGGCGAGCTGCGGCTGGATTTCCCGGCCTGGCATGGCAGCTTGCATTTTGCGCCAACGCATGAAGCCGGCTTTGCGCAAGAATGGTTGCGCAGCCAAACCCTGTCCTTGCAGACGCGCATGGCGCAAACCGGCTATCAACTCAAGCTGTGGGGCCGGCCCAGGCGCAGCCTGCGGCAACATTGGCAAAGCGCCGCCGTGCCGCCTTGGGAGCGCCCCTGGCTGCCGTTGCTGCAGAGCGAAGCCGGCTTGCTGTATGTCGGCGGGATCGGCATGGAGGCTGCGCACATGGGGCAGGGCGGCGCGCGCTGGCTGCTGCGCTGGCAGGCCGATTAA
- a CDS encoding acetyl-CoA carboxylase carboxyltransferase subunit alpha, whose translation MSKPTFLNFEQPIAELDTKIEELRFVQDDSAVDISEEIERLAKKSQQLTKDIYAKLTPWQVSQIARHPQRPYSLDYIQGIFTDFHELHGDRTYADDLSVIGGLARFNGQACMVIGHQKGRDTKERAARNFGMPKPEGYRKAMRLMKLAEKFNLPIFSFVDTPGAFPGIDAEERGQSEAIGHNLYVMAELKVPLIATIIGEGGSGGALAIAVADSVLMLQYATYSVISPEGCASILWKTSEKASDAAEALGLTAHRLKAMGLIDKIVSEPLGGAHRDPKQMVSLLKRALADTLRQFQGMKTKDLLAARHEKLMAYGKFKETNAPE comes from the coding sequence ATGTCAAAACCCACTTTCCTCAATTTTGAACAGCCAATAGCAGAGCTGGATACCAAAATTGAGGAGTTGCGCTTCGTACAGGATGATTCGGCAGTTGATATTTCTGAGGAAATCGAGCGCTTGGCAAAGAAAAGCCAGCAACTCACCAAAGACATCTACGCCAAACTCACTCCCTGGCAAGTTTCGCAAATCGCCCGCCACCCGCAACGTCCTTACTCCCTCGACTACATCCAAGGCATTTTTACTGATTTCCATGAATTGCATGGCGATCGCACCTATGCGGATGATTTGTCGGTGATCGGCGGTCTGGCCCGTTTCAATGGCCAGGCTTGCATGGTGATCGGGCATCAGAAAGGGCGTGACACCAAGGAGCGCGCAGCGCGTAATTTCGGTATGCCCAAGCCGGAAGGCTATCGCAAGGCAATGCGCCTGATGAAGCTGGCGGAAAAATTCAATCTGCCGATTTTCTCTTTCGTCGATACGCCCGGCGCCTTCCCCGGCATTGACGCTGAAGAGCGCGGCCAGTCCGAAGCGATTGGACATAATCTGTATGTGATGGCGGAACTCAAGGTGCCGCTGATCGCCACCATCATCGGCGAAGGCGGTTCCGGCGGCGCGCTGGCGATTGCGGTGGCGGACTCGGTGCTGATGCTGCAATACGCCACTTATTCCGTGATTTCGCCCGAAGGCTGCGCCTCGATCTTGTGGAAAACCTCGGAAAAAGCATCTGATGCGGCGGAAGCTCTGGGCTTAACCGCGCACCGCCTCAAAGCCATGGGCCTGATTGACAAAATCGTCAGCGAGCCGCTGGGCGGCGCACACCGCGACCCCAAGCAAATGGTTTCCCTGCTCAAACGCGCATTGGCCGACACCCTGCGCCAATTCCAGGGCATGAAAACCAAGGATTTGCTTGCTGCCCGGCATGAAAAGCTGATGGCGTATGGCAAATTCAAGGAAACCAATGCGCCGGAATAA
- a CDS encoding DNA-3-methyladenine glycosylase 2 family protein yields MSSAPDFWEQARTELAARDRIMARLIPQFGDAHIMARGDAFRTLAQSVLSQQISAKAAEATWLRLLEVCPACSPEQILATDPALLSACGLSKRKLEYLLDLAQRLPAMDRAGWQEMDDESVIAQLMQVRGIGRWTAEMFLIFNLQRPNVLPLDDAALIRSISLNYFSGEPVSRSDAREVAANWEPWRSVAVWYMWQSLEPLPIA; encoded by the coding sequence ATGAGTTCAGCCCCTGACTTTTGGGAACAGGCCAGAACAGAACTGGCCGCGCGCGACCGTATCATGGCGCGCCTGATTCCGCAATTCGGCGACGCGCACATCATGGCGCGCGGCGATGCTTTCCGCACCCTGGCCCAGTCTGTTTTATCGCAGCAGATTTCGGCCAAGGCGGCGGAAGCGACCTGGTTGCGTTTGCTGGAAGTGTGCCCGGCCTGCTCGCCTGAGCAGATCCTGGCCACTGATCCTGCGCTGTTGAGCGCTTGCGGCTTATCCAAGCGCAAGCTGGAATATCTGCTCGACCTGGCGCAGCGCCTGCCGGCCATGGATCGCGCCGGCTGGCAGGAAATGGATGATGAAAGCGTGATTGCGCAACTCATGCAGGTGCGCGGCATCGGACGCTGGACGGCGGAAATGTTTTTGATCTTCAATTTGCAGCGCCCGAATGTGCTGCCTTTGGATGACGCCGCCCTGATCCGTTCCATCAGTCTGAATTACTTTTCCGGCGAGCCGGTCTCGCGCAGCGATGCGCGCGAAGTGGCCGCCAATTGGGAACCCTGGCGCAGCGTGGCCGTATGGTATATGTGGCAAAGTTTAGAACCCTTGCCCATTGCCTGA